Within the Pseudomonas orientalis genome, the region ACGCCTGCAGAGGTTTGAGATGTATTTGTTTCGTCTGGCCATGGCCAGCCTGGCCAACCGCCGCTTTACCGCGATCCTCACCGCCTTCGCCATCGCGCTTTCCGTCTGCCTGTTACTGGCGGTGGAGCGCGTGCGCGTTGAAGCGCGCAACAGCTTCGCCAGTACCATCAGCGGCACCGACCTGATCGTCGGGGCGCGCTCGGGCTCGGTAAACCTGCTGCTGTACTCGGTGTTTCGCATCGGCAACGCCACCAATAACATCCGCTGGGACAGCTACGAGCACTTCGCCGCCAACCCCCAGGTGAAATGGGCGATTCCGATTTCCCTGGGCGATTCCCATCGCGGTTACCGGGTGATGGGCACCAACGCATCCTACTTCGAGCATTACCAGTACGGTCGCAAACAGAACCTTGAACTGGCCAGCGGCCGCGCGTTTGCCACCGACCCGTTCGAAGTGGTGCTCGGCGCCGAGGTCGCCGAGGCCCTGCACTACACGCTCGGCGACAAGCTGGTGCTGGCCCATGGCGTGGCGGTGGTCAGCCTGGTCAAGCACGATGACAAGCCCTTCACCGTGGTCGGCATCCTCAAGCGCACCGGCACGCCGGTGGACCGCACGCTGCATATCAGCCTCGGCGGCATGGAGGCGATCCACATCGACTGGCACAACGGTGTCCCGGCCCAGGGCAAAGGCCGTATCAGCGCCGATCAGGCGCGCAATATGGACCTGACCCCGCAAGCCATCACCGCGTTCATGCTCGGTTTGAACAACAAGATTTCCACCTTCGCGCTGCAACGGGAAATCAATGAATTCCGTGGCGAACCGATGCTGGCGATCCTGCCGGGCGTGGCGTTGCAAGAGCTGTGGAGCATGATGGGCACGGCCGAAAAAGCCTTGTTCGTGATCTCGTTGTTCGTGGTGCTGACCGGGTTGATCGGCATGCTCACGGCGATCCTCACCAGCCTCAACGAACGCCGCCGCGAGATGGCGATCCTGCGCTCGGTGGGCGCACGGCCTTGGCATATCGCCACGCTTTTGATCTTCGAGGCCTTCGCGCTGGCGCTGTCCGGCGTGGTGGCAGGACTTGGTTTGCTGTACCTGTGCATCGCCGCATCGCGGGGCTATCTGCAGGCCAACTACGGCCTGGACCTGCCGATGGCATGGCCGAGCGAATATGAATGGACGCTGCTCGCCGGTATCCTGGCGGCGGCGCTGTTGATGGGCAGCGTGCCCGCCTGGCGTGCCTATCGCCAGTCGTTGGCCGATGGGCTGTCCATTCGTTTATGAGGAAGCTGTCGATGCGTCGTGCCCTGTTTGCCCTGTTGCTGCTGGTGGCCGTACCTGCCTGGGCCGAGGAGCAGCCCCGG harbors:
- a CDS encoding ABC transporter permease, with product MYLFRLAMASLANRRFTAILTAFAIALSVCLLLAVERVRVEARNSFASTISGTDLIVGARSGSVNLLLYSVFRIGNATNNIRWDSYEHFAANPQVKWAIPISLGDSHRGYRVMGTNASYFEHYQYGRKQNLELASGRAFATDPFEVVLGAEVAEALHYTLGDKLVLAHGVAVVSLVKHDDKPFTVVGILKRTGTPVDRTLHISLGGMEAIHIDWHNGVPAQGKGRISADQARNMDLTPQAITAFMLGLNNKISTFALQREINEFRGEPMLAILPGVALQELWSMMGTAEKALFVISLFVVLTGLIGMLTAILTSLNERRREMAILRSVGARPWHIATLLIFEAFALALSGVVAGLGLLYLCIAASRGYLQANYGLDLPMAWPSEYEWTLLAGILAAALLMGSVPAWRAYRQSLADGLSIRL